A genomic segment from Polyangium mundeleinium encodes:
- a CDS encoding DUF938 domain-containing protein: MKRRAPAAERNRDPILDILRRVLPDGAFALEIASGSGQHTAHFAAHLPSVTFQPTDPDSDALISIEAYRAELDLPNFLRPLRLDASEDTWPVSRADAIVCINMIHIAPFRACEGLFRGAARILPAGGVLFTYGPYRFSGSFTAPSNEAFDASLRERDPSWGVRDLDDLQRLARQSGFVHEETVPMPANNHSLVFRKTA, from the coding sequence ATGAAGCGACGCGCCCCTGCAGCCGAGAGAAATCGCGATCCCATCCTGGACATCCTCCGACGTGTCCTCCCGGACGGCGCCTTTGCCCTCGAAATCGCGAGTGGCTCGGGTCAGCACACGGCCCACTTCGCGGCGCACCTCCCCAGCGTCACGTTCCAGCCGACCGACCCCGACTCCGACGCGCTCATCAGCATCGAAGCGTACCGCGCTGAGCTCGATCTCCCGAATTTCCTCCGCCCGCTCCGGCTCGACGCCTCCGAGGACACCTGGCCCGTCTCTCGCGCCGACGCCATCGTCTGCATCAACATGATCCACATCGCCCCCTTCCGCGCGTGCGAGGGCCTCTTCCGCGGCGCCGCGCGCATCCTCCCCGCGGGCGGCGTGCTCTTCACGTACGGCCCTTATCGATTCTCGGGCTCCTTCACGGCGCCGAGCAACGAGGCCTTCGACGCCTCGTTACGGGAAAGGGACCCGTCCTGGGGCGTGCGCGACCTCGACGACCTCCAGCGCCTCGCACGTCAATCCGGCTTCGTGCACGAGGAGACCGTCCCCATGCCCGCCAACAATCACTCGCTCGTCTTTCGCAAGACGGCCTGA
- a CDS encoding phage head spike fiber domain-containing protein: MELSKMRAWKAKRGLWIAILGASTFGCQIVGGLPGELSLDEDPGSLPPRDRLVWEAIEPGPEMVYTMPDWLIYINKTDTPRTSQIGPNALRIGYQKNEPRPRNVGTGWGLALETERTNLNPRSRWGGAGWITPAQAMMATQDAPDPAGGMDGVALLSAGKQSSPGMIVDGAIASAWIAGTQGTGPFAYFAYGNAFVTVGDAAWKRYEVRTVEEQPVLRLTTEAVGAEPAIEQPTAMTVYAAQVEVGTYPSSFIPTTGAPALREADLLHVDMETLAPSGYFDVTIRYAPHYAQREQVVDQDLVALEDDSVFFRMKAGAMGGTLTLLKVGSPDSLRIEGLDWSRDQELEVRVQYLPNRRLISIKGATKGDATVSKLGRVEPVGKDSTVWLLGDNDGPQESVDLRYIEIR, translated from the coding sequence GTGGAGCTTAGCAAGATGCGCGCGTGGAAAGCAAAGCGAGGTTTGTGGATCGCGATCCTCGGGGCCTCGACGTTTGGCTGCCAGATCGTGGGCGGGCTGCCCGGCGAGCTTTCGCTCGATGAGGACCCGGGCAGCCTGCCTCCGCGGGATCGGCTGGTGTGGGAGGCGATCGAGCCCGGGCCGGAGATGGTCTACACGATGCCCGATTGGCTCATTTACATCAATAAGACCGACACGCCGCGCACGTCGCAAATTGGTCCGAATGCGCTGCGGATCGGATACCAGAAGAACGAGCCGAGGCCCCGCAACGTGGGGACGGGCTGGGGGCTCGCGCTGGAGACGGAGCGGACGAATTTGAATCCGCGGAGCAGGTGGGGAGGCGCCGGGTGGATCACGCCGGCCCAGGCGATGATGGCCACGCAGGACGCCCCCGATCCCGCAGGCGGAATGGATGGCGTGGCCCTGCTCTCCGCGGGAAAGCAGTCGTCACCCGGGATGATCGTGGACGGTGCGATTGCCTCGGCGTGGATCGCGGGCACGCAGGGAACGGGGCCGTTTGCGTATTTCGCGTACGGCAATGCGTTCGTGACCGTGGGCGACGCGGCATGGAAGCGGTACGAGGTGAGGACCGTCGAGGAGCAGCCCGTCCTTCGATTGACGACGGAGGCGGTTGGGGCGGAGCCTGCCATCGAGCAGCCGACGGCGATGACCGTGTACGCGGCGCAGGTGGAGGTGGGGACATATCCTTCGAGCTTCATTCCGACGACGGGGGCGCCGGCGCTCCGGGAGGCGGATCTCTTGCACGTCGACATGGAAACGCTGGCCCCGTCGGGGTATTTCGACGTGACGATCCGGTATGCGCCGCATTACGCGCAGAGGGAGCAGGTCGTTGATCAAGATCTCGTCGCGCTGGAGGACGACAGCGTCTTTTTTCGGATGAAGGCCGGGGCGATGGGAGGCACGTTGACGCTGCTCAAGGTGGGCTCGCCGGACAGCCTGCGGATCGAGGGGCTCGACTGGTCGCGGGATCAGGAACTCGAAGTGCGGGTGCAGTACCTGCCGAATCGGCGGCTGATTTCGATCAAGGGCGCGACGAAGGGAGATGCGACCGTGTCGAAGCTCGGGCGGGTCGAGCCCGTCGGGAAGGATTCCACCGTGTGGTTGCTCGGAGACAACGACGGTCCGCAGGAGAGCGTGGATCTTCGGTACATCGAGATTCGATAG
- a CDS encoding amidohydrolase family protein, giving the protein MTNPRSLRKTFASSLFVLTTHFAATEALAQPARPAPAPAPAAAKATEPAAAAPLAIVGGRVHTGTGEILEDATILVEKGLVQKIGKGLAVPTGVTTIDAKGAIVTPGFVDALTSIGLVEISLEDSTHDDDRGGKDPIRAAFRAADGYNPASTVVGITRAEGVTSAAVVPLGGLFSGQSTWADLDGDTRESALAAGPLALHVHLDGSLDGDRGGPAAALHLAREVFDDARTFQKNRAAWERNQSRPFAASRLDLEAVGDALAGRVPVVFHVDRASDILAAIALAKEFGLRPVIAGGAEAWKIAPRLAESKVPVIVNPLEPGPTTFDTLGMRDDNAALLHAAGVPVVITTNDTHNARKLRQVAGNAVRAGLPHAAAIAAITSAPAAALGLGAKYGTLAPGKVANLVVWSGDPLEIASRPLAVVIRGKKVDLTNRQSALFTRYRKLPIAR; this is encoded by the coding sequence TTCGCGGCGACGGAGGCCCTCGCGCAGCCCGCCCGCCCCGCGCCAGCCCCGGCCCCCGCGGCGGCGAAGGCCACCGAGCCTGCCGCCGCCGCGCCCCTGGCGATCGTCGGCGGCCGTGTTCATACGGGCACGGGCGAGATCCTCGAAGATGCCACGATCCTCGTGGAAAAAGGCCTCGTGCAGAAGATCGGCAAGGGCCTCGCCGTCCCGACCGGCGTCACGACCATCGACGCCAAGGGCGCCATTGTCACGCCTGGCTTCGTCGACGCGCTCACATCCATCGGCCTCGTCGAGATCTCGCTCGAAGACTCCACGCACGACGATGACCGCGGCGGCAAAGACCCCATTCGCGCGGCCTTCCGCGCCGCCGACGGCTACAATCCCGCCTCCACCGTCGTCGGCATCACGCGCGCCGAGGGCGTCACCTCCGCCGCTGTCGTCCCGCTCGGCGGCCTCTTTTCCGGACAATCCACCTGGGCCGACCTCGACGGCGACACCCGCGAATCGGCGCTCGCCGCGGGCCCCCTCGCGCTTCACGTCCACCTCGACGGCAGCCTCGACGGCGATCGCGGCGGCCCTGCGGCGGCCTTGCACCTCGCGCGGGAGGTCTTCGACGACGCCCGTACGTTCCAGAAAAACCGCGCCGCCTGGGAGCGCAACCAGAGCCGCCCCTTCGCCGCGAGCCGGCTCGACCTCGAAGCCGTCGGCGACGCGCTCGCCGGCCGGGTCCCGGTCGTCTTCCACGTCGATCGCGCCTCCGACATCCTCGCCGCCATCGCGCTCGCCAAGGAGTTCGGCCTCCGCCCCGTCATCGCGGGCGGCGCCGAGGCCTGGAAGATCGCGCCTCGCCTTGCCGAATCGAAGGTCCCGGTGATCGTCAATCCCCTCGAACCCGGCCCCACGACCTTCGACACCCTCGGCATGCGCGACGACAATGCCGCGCTCCTCCACGCCGCTGGCGTCCCCGTCGTCATCACCACGAACGACACCCACAATGCGCGCAAGCTCCGCCAGGTCGCCGGCAACGCCGTCCGCGCGGGATTGCCGCACGCCGCGGCCATCGCTGCCATTACGAGCGCCCCGGCCGCGGCGCTCGGGCTCGGCGCCAAATACGGTACGCTCGCCCCGGGCAAGGTGGCGAACCTCGTCGTCTGGTCCGGCGATCCTCTCGAAATCGCCTCGCGCCCGCTCGCCGTCGTCATTCGCGGCAAGAAGGTCGACCTCACGAACCGCCAATCGGCCCTGTTCACGCGCTACAGAAAACTCCCCATCGCCCGGTGA